A DNA window from Pseudomonas wuhanensis contains the following coding sequences:
- a CDS encoding DUF3015 domain-containing protein, whose translation MKRILLGTLFTAVSINAMAQAPGGPDCGWGNMLFEGQRGTPAHFLASTTNGTSGNATFGMTSGTNGCSTNASLTYGGKSWIAMNGMMNELSEDMAKGQGEALTTYAVVLGVAPEDRAHFAAVTHQHFQQIFSKADVTADDVHTNTLAVLKSDPRLAKYATQA comes from the coding sequence ATGAAACGGATTCTTCTCGGTACTCTCTTCACCGCTGTATCCATCAACGCCATGGCTCAGGCGCCAGGCGGTCCGGACTGCGGTTGGGGCAACATGCTGTTCGAAGGTCAGCGTGGCACCCCGGCACACTTCCTGGCATCCACCACCAACGGCACTTCCGGTAACGCAACATTCGGTATGACCTCCGGTACCAACGGTTGCTCGACCAACGCGTCGCTGACCTATGGCGGCAAATCCTGGATCGCCATGAATGGCATGATGAACGAGCTGTCCGAAGACATGGCTAAAGGTCAGGGCGAAGCGCTGACCACTTACGCCGTGGTACTGGGCGTGGCGCCGGAAGACCGTGCGCACTTCGCCGCTGTGACTCATCAGCACTTCCAGCAGATCTTCAGCAAAGCTGACGTGACCGCTGATGACGTGCATACCAACACCCTGGCCGTGCTGAAAAGCGATCCTCGTCTGGCCAAGTACGCCACTCAAGCTTAA
- a CDS encoding Lon protease family protein yields MPDPVAASLRLAPEALTRPFSAEQFSFSTTNDLEPFRGVLGQERAVEALQFGVAMPRPGYNVFVMGEPGTGRFSFVKRYLKAEGKRLQTPADWVYVNNFDEPREPRALELPSGTAGAFIGDINGLIDNLLATFPAVFEHPSYQQKKSAIDRAFNQRYDRALDVIERLALEKEVALYRDSSNIAFTPMSEGKALDEAEFAQLPEAERERFHDDISGLEERLNEELASLPQWKRESSNQLRQLNEETITLALQPLLAPLSEKYAENAGVCGYLQAMQVYLLKTVVEQLVDDSKTDAIARKLLEEQYAPSLMVGHPFSGGAPVVFEPHPTYENLFGRIEYTTDQGALYTTYRQLRPGALHRANGGFLILEAEKMLSEPFVWDALKRALQSRKLKMESPLGEMGRFATMTLTPQHIPLQVKVVIIGARQLYYTLQDLDPDFQEMFRVLVDFDEDIPMVDESLEQFAQLLKTRTSEEGMAPLTADAVARLATYSARLAEHQGRLSARIGDLFQLVSEADFIRDLAGDDMTDAGHIERALKAKATRTGRVSARILDDMLAGIILIDTDGAAVGKCNGLTVLEVGDSAFGVPARISATVYPGGSGIVDIEREVNLGQPIHSKGVMILTGYLGSRYAQEFPLAISASIALEQSYGYVDGDSASLGEACTLISALSKTPLKQCFAITGSINQFGEVQAVGGVNEKIEGFFRLCEARGLTGEQGAIIPHANVATLMLDEKVLAAVRAGQFHVYAVRQADEALSLLVGEPAGAPDENGEFPEGSINARVVERLRVIAEMVSEEDLKEAEKELAQEAMLEIKPA; encoded by the coding sequence ATGCCTGATCCTGTTGCTGCCAGCTTGCGTCTAGCGCCTGAAGCGCTGACCCGTCCGTTTTCCGCTGAACAGTTCAGCTTCTCTACCACCAATGATCTGGAGCCCTTCCGCGGTGTGCTTGGCCAGGAACGTGCGGTCGAAGCCTTGCAGTTCGGTGTGGCCATGCCACGCCCCGGTTACAACGTATTCGTCATGGGCGAGCCCGGCACCGGCCGGTTTTCGTTCGTCAAACGCTACCTCAAGGCCGAAGGCAAGCGCCTGCAGACCCCGGCGGACTGGGTCTACGTCAATAATTTCGATGAGCCGCGCGAGCCTCGTGCGCTGGAATTGCCGTCGGGCACCGCCGGTGCTTTCATCGGTGATATCAACGGTTTGATCGACAACCTGCTGGCGACCTTTCCGGCGGTGTTCGAGCACCCGTCCTATCAGCAGAAGAAAAGCGCCATCGACCGCGCTTTCAATCAGCGTTATGACCGTGCACTGGATGTGATCGAGCGTCTGGCGCTGGAGAAAGAGGTCGCGCTCTACCGCGACAGCAGCAACATCGCCTTCACCCCGATGAGCGAAGGCAAGGCGCTGGATGAGGCTGAGTTCGCCCAGTTGCCGGAAGCCGAACGCGAACGCTTTCATGACGACATTTCCGGGCTGGAAGAGCGGTTGAACGAAGAACTCGCCAGCCTGCCGCAATGGAAGCGCGAGTCGAGCAATCAACTGCGTCAGCTCAACGAAGAAACCATCACCCTGGCTTTGCAGCCATTGCTCGCGCCGCTGTCGGAAAAGTACGCGGAGAACGCAGGCGTTTGCGGTTATCTGCAAGCGATGCAGGTGTACCTGCTCAAGACGGTGGTCGAGCAACTGGTGGACGACAGCAAGACCGACGCCATCGCCCGCAAATTGCTCGAAGAGCAATACGCTCCGAGCCTGATGGTCGGCCATCCGTTCAGCGGCGGTGCGCCAGTGGTCTTTGAGCCGCACCCGACTTACGAAAACTTGTTCGGCCGCATCGAGTACACCACCGATCAGGGCGCGCTCTACACCACGTATCGACAGTTGCGTCCGGGTGCGCTGCACCGCGCCAACGGCGGCTTCTTGATTCTTGAAGCGGAAAAAATGCTCAGCGAGCCGTTCGTGTGGGATGCGCTCAAACGCGCGCTGCAATCGCGCAAACTGAAAATGGAATCGCCGCTGGGGGAGATGGGCCGTTTCGCCACTATGACCCTTACTCCGCAACACATTCCGTTGCAGGTCAAAGTCGTCATCATCGGCGCCCGGCAGCTCTACTACACGCTGCAAGACCTCGATCCGGACTTCCAGGAGATGTTCCGTGTCCTGGTGGATTTCGACGAAGACATCCCGATGGTCGACGAGAGCCTGGAGCAATTCGCCCAGTTGCTCAAAACCCGTACGTCCGAGGAAGGCATGGCGCCGCTGACCGCCGATGCGGTGGCGCGTCTGGCGACTTACAGCGCGCGTCTGGCCGAGCATCAGGGGCGACTGTCGGCGCGAATCGGCGATTTGTTCCAACTGGTCAGCGAGGCGGATTTCATTCGCGACCTGGCGGGTGACGACATGACCGACGCCGGGCACATCGAGCGTGCGCTCAAGGCCAAGGCGACCCGCACCGGGCGCGTTTCGGCGCGGATTCTCGATGACATGCTGGCGGGGATCATCCTGATCGACACCGATGGTGCGGCTGTCGGCAAATGCAACGGGCTGACGGTATTGGAAGTCGGCGATTCGGCCTTCGGCGTGCCGGCGCGGATTTCCGCCACGGTTTATCCGGGCGGCAGCGGCATCGTCGACATCGAACGTGAGGTCAACCTCGGCCAGCCGATTCACTCCAAAGGCGTGATGATCCTCACTGGGTACCTCGGCAGCCGTTATGCCCAGGAATTCCCGCTGGCGATTTCCGCGAGCATCGCCCTGGAGCAGTCCTACGGTTATGTCGACGGTGACAGCGCGTCTCTTGGCGAAGCGTGCACGCTGATCTCGGCCTTGTCGAAAACCCCGCTCAAGCAGTGCTTTGCAATTACCGGTTCGATCAACCAGTTCGGTGAAGTGCAGGCGGTAGGCGGGGTCAACGAGAAGATCGAAGGTTTCTTCCGACTCTGCGAAGCCCGTGGTTTGACGGGGGAGCAAGGGGCGATCATTCCTCACGCCAACGTCGCCACGCTGATGCTCGACGAGAAGGTGCTGGCGGCGGTGCGCGCAGGGCAGTTCCATGTCTACGCAGTGCGCCAGGCCGATGAGGCCCTGAGCCTGTTGGTCGGTGAGCCGGCCGGTGCGCCGGATGAGAATGGCGAATTCCCTGAGGGCAGCATCAATGCGCGGGTAGTGGAACGCTTGCGGGTGATTGCGGAAATGGTCAGTGAAGAAGACCTCAAGGAAGCCGAAAAGGAGTTGGCGCAGGAAGCAATGCTGGAAATCAAACCGGCCTGA
- a CDS encoding TIGR00645 family protein, which yields MERFIENAMYASRWLLAPIYFGLSLGLLALALKFFQEVFHVIPNVFSMAESDLILVLLSLIDMALVGGLLVMVMISGYENFVSQLDIDDSKEKLNWLGTMDSSSLKMKVAASIVAISSIHLLRIFMDAKNVDPEHLKWYVVIHMTFVVSAFAMGYLDKLTKH from the coding sequence ATGGAACGCTTTATCGAAAATGCAATGTACGCCTCCCGCTGGTTACTGGCGCCGATCTATTTCGGTTTGTCCCTGGGCTTGCTGGCGTTGGCACTGAAATTCTTCCAGGAAGTCTTCCACGTCATTCCTAACGTGTTCTCGATGGCCGAGTCGGATCTGATTCTGGTACTGCTGTCGCTGATCGACATGGCGCTGGTGGGCGGCCTGCTGGTGATGGTGATGATCTCCGGTTACGAGAACTTCGTTTCTCAACTGGATATCGACGACAGCAAGGAAAAGCTCAACTGGCTGGGCACCATGGATTCGTCTTCGTTGAAGATGAAGGTCGCGGCTTCCATCGTGGCGATTTCGTCGATCCACCTGCTACGGATCTTCATGGATGCCAAGAACGTCGATCCCGAGCATTTGAAGTGGTACGTGGTCATTCACATGACCTTCGTGGTGTCGGCGTTTGCCATGGGCTATCTGGACAAGCTGACCAAGCACTGA
- a CDS encoding DUF6482 family protein — protein sequence MNLQELNAYAVAGKIDELNLISMEGVFYVLEARMHGSAYPLLDAHGKTMQLRSVEHAREVLHAFPKLSFNVVHTSVQDEMCGASTEESLKVPITFRSA from the coding sequence ATGAACCTGCAAGAGTTGAATGCGTATGCCGTCGCCGGAAAGATCGATGAGCTGAACCTGATCTCGATGGAAGGCGTGTTCTACGTGCTGGAGGCTCGGATGCATGGCTCGGCCTATCCATTGCTCGACGCCCACGGCAAGACAATGCAGCTTCGCTCGGTCGAGCATGCGCGTGAGGTGCTTCACGCCTTTCCCAAGCTGTCGTTCAACGTGGTGCATACCTCGGTTCAGGACGAAATGTGCGGTGCCAGCACTGAGGAAAGCCTGAAAGTTCCAATCACCTTCCGTTCTGCGTAA
- a CDS encoding FKBP-type peptidyl-prolyl cis-trans isomerase — translation MSEVNLSTDETRVSYGIGRQLGDQLRDNPPPGVSLDAILAGLTDAFAGKPSRVGQEEMSASFKVIREIMQAEAAAKAEAAAGEGLAFLAENAKREGITTLASGLQFEVLTQGEGAKPTREDQVRTHYHGTLIDGTVFDSSYDRGQPAEFPVGGVIAGWTEALQLMNAGSKWRLYVPSELAYGAQGVGSIPPHSVLVFDVELLDVL, via the coding sequence ATGTCCGAAGTAAATCTGTCCACCGACGAAACCCGCGTCAGCTACGGAATTGGCCGTCAGTTGGGCGACCAGCTGCGTGACAACCCGCCACCGGGCGTTAGCCTGGACGCGATCCTGGCTGGCCTGACCGACGCGTTCGCCGGCAAGCCAAGCCGTGTGGGGCAGGAAGAAATGTCCGCCAGCTTCAAGGTGATCCGCGAAATCATGCAAGCCGAAGCGGCAGCCAAGGCTGAAGCCGCTGCTGGCGAAGGTCTGGCTTTCCTGGCTGAAAACGCCAAGCGTGAAGGCATCACCACTCTGGCTTCCGGCCTGCAATTCGAAGTACTGACTCAAGGTGAAGGCGCCAAGCCAACCCGTGAAGATCAAGTGCGCACTCACTACCACGGCACCCTGATCGACGGCACTGTGTTCGACAGCTCCTATGATCGCGGTCAGCCTGCAGAATTCCCGGTAGGCGGCGTCATCGCTGGCTGGACCGAAGCCCTGCAACTGATGAACGCCGGCAGCAAATGGCGCCTGTACGTGCCGAGCGAACTGGCTTACGGCGCTCAAGGCGTTGGCAGCATTCCGCCGCACAGCGTACTGGTATTCGACGTCGAACTGCTCGACGTTCTGTAA
- a CDS encoding PA4570 family protein: protein MTYLIDAWLDRPHPYLRILHRETGEVCAVLEEEALNELQDQGDLDVNGLSSSEPVVLKELVRNLFLFCYARALRPTNELHHKIEI, encoded by the coding sequence ATGACTTATTTGATCGATGCCTGGCTGGACCGCCCACATCCCTACCTCAGAATCCTGCATCGGGAAACCGGGGAAGTCTGTGCGGTGCTTGAAGAAGAAGCCTTGAACGAGCTACAGGATCAGGGTGATCTGGACGTCAACGGCTTGAGTTCCAGTGAGCCGGTGGTGCTCAAGGAACTGGTACGCAATCTGTTTCTGTTCTGCTATGCCCGGGCGTTGCGCCCGACGAATGAGCTGCATCACAAGATCGAAATATGA
- a CDS encoding zinc ribbon domain-containing protein YjdM codes for MSTLPPCPKCNSEYTYEDGAQLICPECAHEWSASGEAEAASDDTVKKDSVGNVLQDGDTITVIKDLKVKGTSLVVKVGTKVKNIRLCDGDHDIDCKIDGIGPMKLKSEFVRKV; via the coding sequence GTGAGCACGTTGCCACCCTGCCCGAAATGCAATTCCGAATACACCTATGAAGACGGCGCACAGCTGATCTGCCCGGAGTGCGCCCACGAGTGGTCCGCCAGCGGCGAAGCCGAAGCGGCCTCCGATGACACCGTGAAAAAGGATTCGGTCGGCAATGTCCTGCAGGACGGCGATACCATCACCGTGATCAAGGACCTCAAGGTCAAAGGCACGTCGCTGGTGGTCAAGGTCGGTACCAAGGTCAAGAACATCCGCCTGTGCGATGGCGACCACGACATCGACTGCAAGATCGACGGCATCGGCCCGATGAAACTCAAATCCGAGTTCGTCAGAAAAGTCTGA
- a CDS encoding polyprenyl synthetase family protein — translation MQPQAFYRAVADDFSAVDGIIKKQLTSRVPLVSKIGDYITSAGGKRLRPLLVLLCGKALGREGDDLRLLAATIEFLHTATLLHDDVVDMSGMRRGRSTANAMWGNAPSVLVGDFLYSRSFEMMVELGSMPVMKILSQATRIIAEGEVLQLSKVRDASTTEETYMEVIRGKTAMLFEASTHSAAALAGASPEQSEALRTFGDHLGVAFQLVDDLLDYRGDAETLGKNVGDDLAEGKPTLPLIYTMREGTPEQAALVRQAIQKGGIEDLESIREAVEASGSLDYTAQLARDYVARAIKCLDALPASEYRDALVELSEFAVARTH, via the coding sequence ATGCAACCCCAAGCTTTCTACCGCGCGGTGGCGGACGATTTTAGCGCCGTCGACGGCATCATCAAGAAACAGCTGACTTCCCGAGTGCCGCTGGTATCGAAAATCGGCGACTACATTACCTCGGCTGGCGGTAAACGCCTGCGCCCGTTGCTCGTGCTGCTGTGCGGCAAGGCACTCGGCCGTGAAGGCGATGACCTGCGCCTGCTGGCCGCGACCATCGAGTTCCTGCACACCGCCACCCTGCTGCACGATGACGTCGTCGACATGTCCGGCATGCGCCGTGGCCGCTCGACCGCCAACGCCATGTGGGGCAACGCACCAAGCGTGCTGGTGGGCGACTTCCTGTATTCGCGTTCTTTCGAAATGATGGTCGAACTGGGCTCCATGCCGGTGATGAAGATCCTTTCGCAAGCCACGCGCATCATCGCCGAAGGCGAAGTGTTGCAGCTGTCGAAGGTCCGCGACGCCAGCACTACCGAAGAAACCTACATGGAAGTCATCCGCGGCAAAACCGCGATGCTCTTCGAAGCCTCGACCCACAGTGCCGCGGCCCTGGCCGGCGCCTCGCCGGAACAGAGCGAAGCACTGCGCACCTTCGGCGATCACCTGGGAGTGGCGTTCCAATTGGTCGACGACCTGCTGGATTACCGTGGCGACGCCGAAACCTTGGGCAAGAACGTCGGCGACGATCTGGCCGAAGGTAAACCGACGCTGCCGCTGATCTACACCATGCGCGAAGGCACTCCGGAGCAGGCTGCACTGGTTCGTCAGGCGATCCAGAAAGGTGGCATCGAAGATCTGGAAAGCATTCGCGAGGCCGTTGAAGCTTCCGGCTCGCTGGATTACACCGCGCAACTGGCCCGCGATTACGTGGCCCGTGCGATCAAGTGCCTCGACGCCCTGCCCGCCAGCGAATACCGCGATGCATTGGTGGAATTGAGCGAGTTTGCGGTCGCCCGCACACACTGA
- the rplU gene encoding 50S ribosomal protein L21: MSYAVIVTGGKQYKVAPGEYLKIEKLEIATGESVTFDRVLLVANGDDVNIGAPVVPGATVVAEVISQGRHDKVRIIKFRRRKHHMKRMGHRQWYTEIKITGIQA, from the coding sequence ATGTCTTATGCAGTAATCGTTACTGGTGGCAAGCAGTACAAAGTTGCTCCAGGTGAATACCTGAAGATCGAAAAACTGGAAATCGCTACCGGCGAATCCGTTACTTTTGATCGCGTTCTGTTGGTTGCCAATGGCGACGACGTGAATATCGGCGCTCCAGTTGTTCCTGGCGCTACCGTTGTGGCTGAAGTGATCTCCCAAGGTCGTCACGATAAAGTCCGCATCATCAAGTTCCGTCGCCGTAAGCACCACATGAAGCGTATGGGCCACCGCCAGTGGTACACCGAGATCAAAATCACCGGTATTCAGGCTTAA
- the rpmA gene encoding 50S ribosomal protein L27, producing MAHKKAGGSTRNGRDSEAKRLGVKMYGGQVIIPGNIIVRQRGTQFHAGYGVGMGKDHTLFAKIDGVIKFEVKGAFGRRYVSIVPKTDVVAA from the coding sequence ATGGCACACAAAAAAGCTGGTGGTAGTACCCGTAACGGTCGCGACTCAGAAGCCAAACGCCTTGGCGTGAAGATGTATGGCGGCCAGGTTATCATTCCGGGCAACATCATCGTGCGTCAGCGCGGCACCCAATTCCACGCTGGCTACGGCGTTGGCATGGGCAAAGATCACACTCTGTTCGCTAAAATCGACGGCGTGATCAAGTTCGAAGTAAAAGGCGCCTTCGGTCGTCGTTACGTAAGCATTGTCCCGAAGACTGACGTCGTCGCGGCATAA